The following proteins are co-located in the Gossypium hirsutum isolate 1008001.06 chromosome A02, Gossypium_hirsutum_v2.1, whole genome shotgun sequence genome:
- the LOC107952428 gene encoding uncharacterized protein → MEKDLAALSLDDEEEEIIHIQKESNSDIVEEYFYLTGCFLTANIIYFPTMRSKMANLWHPIKGVQISNPEEKRFLLRFFHRTDLERVLKGSPWTFNNHLLILHQLMDRDDPLKVPLIYANFWVQIHEVPLGFFSEALERQIGDFIGKFIEYNGSNLGKGVRHYLRIRVKLDVRKPLKRKKKILFSSGICSYVSFKYERLTLFCFFCGRLGHSDSFFHSKMELGFEVAEIGWNLSILAQSRRALAMNSVWLRDDGREIQ, encoded by the coding sequence atggAAAAAGATTTGGCTGCGTTGTCTTTAGATGACGAGGAAGAGGAAATTATACACATCCAGAAGGAATCTAATTCGGATATAGTAGAAGAGTATTTTTATTTAACTGGGTGTTTTTTAACAGCAAATATTATTTACTTTCCTACAATGAGGAGTAAAATGGCAAATCTGTGGCATCCAATAAAAGGGGTTCAGATATCAAATCCAGAGGAGAAAAGATTTTTATTGAGATTTTTCCACAGAACGGATCTGGAGAGGGTACTTAAGGGATCCCCATGGACTTTTAATAATCATCTGCTAATACTGCATCAGTTGATGGATAGAGATGACCCGTTGAAGGTGCCATTAATCTATGCGAATTTTTGGGTACAAATTCATGAAGTTCCCCTAGGGTTTTTTTCTGAAGCGTTGGAAAGGCAGATTGGGGATTTTATTGGAAAATTTATAGAGTACAATGGTTCAAATCTGGGGAAGGGTGTACGACATTATTTGAGAATAAGGGTTAAGTTGGATGTGAGAAAACCTcttaagagaaagaagaaaattttattttcgtCAGGAATTTGCTCTTATGTCAGCTTTAAATATGAACGATTgactttattttgtttcttttgtggACGGCTAGGGCATAGTGATTCTTTTTTCCATTCTAAGATGGAGCTAGGATTTGAAGTCGCTGAGATAGGATGGAATTTGTCAATACTAGCTCAATCTAGAAGAGCTCTCGCAATGAATAGTGTATGGCTACGAGACGATGGTAGAGAAATCCAATGA